From the genome of Acropora palmata chromosome 4, jaAcrPala1.3, whole genome shotgun sequence, one region includes:
- the LOC141880095 gene encoding uncharacterized protein LOC141880095: MLELYEQLTPTKVYYARKTQTNHPNDTLCRLCGKTAESIPHVLASCSALAQNKYLARHNAALKVLFWEMLRELQLSDTVPPWYSPAVPKPIYESPKAQAYWDIPVFAVSEQVKQNRVDARFIDHEKKKVLAVEMSCPWTENREKKQEEKTIKYGPLRWELKQQFPGYDIRQYNIIIDVLGGWSTEVDEAMRELFGARGGEILLRMQRAVISHTLNIARTLKVMS; the protein is encoded by the coding sequence ATGCTTGAACTTTATGAACAGTTAACACCGACAAAGGTCTATTATGCACGTAAGACCCAGACCAATCATCCTAATGACACCCTTTGTAGACTCTGTGGAAAAACGGCCGAAAGTATCCCTCACGTGCTGGCGAGTTGTTCTGCGCTTGCGCAGAATAAGTATCTCGCGCGTCATAATGCGGCCCTCAAAGTACTGTTTTGGGAAATGCTAAGAGAGCTTCAACTCTCTGATACAGTGCCACCGTGGTATTCTCCGGCCGTCCCAAAACCCATCTACGAGTCACCCAAGGCCCAAGCATATTGGGATATACCAGTCTTTGCAGTAAGTGAGCAAGTAAAGCAGAACAGAGTGGATGCGAGATTTATAGatcatgagaagaagaaagttctGGCGGTAGAAATGAGCTGCCCATGGACGgagaacagagaaaagaagcAAGAAGAGAAGACCATCAAGTATGGCCCCCTCCGCTGGGAACTCAAACAGCAGTTCCCAGGATATGACATCCGGcagtataacatcatcatcgaTGTCTTAGGAGGGTGGTCCACTGAGGTAGACGAGGCTATGAGGGAACTGTTCGGGGCTCGAGGAGGGGAGATTCTACTCCGGATGCAGAGAGCCGTCATCTCGCACACCCTAAACATTGCCCGCACACTGAAAGTGATGTCTTGA
- the LOC141880069 gene encoding uncharacterized protein LOC141880069, whose product MIHLIIFGCVLFVFGTCAEATTYGSCDLKTQCLNDAVSCLSGRNVSNHSQGEYDKKLKQLEQEIATLKVQLANAGKPGGFATLDNHGRLPRNLLSGGFDRLSAFDLAWQSLHMAAAAACRGSTATGGGGCCENRVMVRNKADRKTCGQICAQTPYSHCDGEVSVYGKEGKATKNGEFIGAFYNYGCNWGTGGGSEASDPEEYIMGQQADGRARYFGFCCCRK is encoded by the exons ATGATTCACCTTATAATTTTCGGCTGCGTGTTGTTTGTATTTGGCACATGCGCAGAGGCCACTACATATGGATCTTGTGATCTGAAGACTCAGTGTTTG AACGATGCCGTTTCTTGTCTTTCGGGACGGAATGTGTCCAATCACAGTCAAG GGGAATACGACAAAAAACTGAAGCAGCTTGAGCAGGAG ATTGCTACGTTGAAAGTTCAACTCGCCAATGCTGGTAAACCAGGTGGTTTCGCCACCCTGGACAACCATGGCCGTTTGCCTCGAAATCTCCTCAGTGGAGGTTTTGACCGTTTGTCGGCGTTTGACCTTGCCTGGCAATCTCTCCATATGGCTGCAGCCGCGGCCTGTAGAGGGAGCACGGCTACGGGAGGAGGTGGATGTTGTGAAAACAGGGTCATGGTCAGGAACAAGGCCGACAGAAAAACTTGCGGCCAGATTTGCGCACAAACGCCGTACTCGCATTGTGACGGAGAGGTATCTGTGTATGGAAAAGAAGGCAAGGCGACAAAGAATGGAGAGTTCATAGGCGCTTTCTATAACTATGGGTGCAACTGGGGAACCGGTGGAGGAAGTGAAGCTTCCGATCCTGAGGAATACATCATGGGTCAACAAGCGGATGGTAGAGCTCGGTATTTCGGCTTTTGCTGCTGCCGAAAGTAG